AATTTATATCACCTGCAATTGCAAATATTGAAAAAATTAATAGCATTATTATAATAATTGATTTTTTCATAATTATAACCTCCTGATTATTGATATTTCAACACAGGTTTTGAAATATTCCTTTTGTTGAAAAATCTTTTTGTAATGGAAATATCGAACTCTACATTTTTAATAATCAATATGGTTGAGTGATTTTCTTCGAGATTATTCAATTCAATTTTTGTTGCAAGAATATGTCCAGAAAAATTTTTTACGCCACTAAAATTCATAACTTTTATCAATTTATTAGCTTTGTTATAAAATTCAATCTTTTCAAATAAAAGATCTTTTTTAACAATAGTAGCAACTATCTTTCCATAATCGCTATCTGATTCGTGCGGAATTATTTCCACAATATATTTCTTTTCTGTTTCATTGATCAAATTAGCGTCATAATCACCATTTTGTTCGTTATAAAGTAAAGATATATCGTTGTATTTAAAGTCAGAGCCCACGAATTTTCCGTTTTTTGCGCCACCAGATATTCTCTTTGTTTTTCTGTATGCAGGCATATAAAGGTATATTTCATCGTCAGAAAGTGTTAATAAAGTTATCCTTTTAACTTCTGCAGGTTTATTAAATCTTACAAGTGCTAACGTATCTTCTCCATCATGCATAAGATACATATCAAACTCTCTTTCTCTTATTTCACCGTTTGAACTCTTTAATTGCATGATTACAAGTGATTTTTCTGTTTTGAAGTTATCATGTGCATCTTTAACTTTATCAAGTACATCCTGCCCTGTCATTGAAAAAATCGAAATTACAAAAGTCAATAAAATTACAATACTAATCTTTTTTCTCATAAATTTCTCCTCCTCACTTTTTTTGTTTTAAAATAGAATCTTTTGAAAATTTATTTAAAAGATTATTATTTAGCATAGTCATCAATATAGGGAATATTGTTAATGTTAAAATTGGGGCAACAAGCATAGCTGTAGCTGTTAGAATTCCAAATTGACTCAACATTCCTATTTCAGAAAAGATAAATGTTGCGAAACCTAAGATTACTGCAAGAGAATTTATAACTATTGCTCTTCCAGATGTTGCAGATGTTCTTACAGAAGCTTTAAATTTATCTTTACTTAATCTATACTCTTTTTTAAATCTTGTAAGATAATGGATAGTATAATCAATACCTGTTCCTATTGTTATTGATGCAATTGTTACTGTTGCAGCATTTAACGAAATTCCGGTAATTCCCATAATTCCAAAATTTACAATTATTGTTAAAGTAATAGGTATTAATGCGAGTAATCCCAATATAATGGAATGCATTTGCAAAGCAAATAATATAAATACAAGAACATATGCAAGCATCATACTTTCTTTTTGATTTTCAAATACCATATCATTTACTTTGTTTGTAAGAACTGGAATTCCCGTAATTCTAACATTTAAAATTCTTTTTCCTCCAGGAATTGGAACTTCTTCATCATTTACATATTGTGAAAGTTCTTTTATTTGAGCATTTGAAATGCCTAAATCCATATTTTTCAATTTTGTTTCTACATAATTTGCTCTTAATGTGGGTTCGTAATCATATATAAAGTATTCATAATATTCTGAAATATATTCATCTACTTCTTTTCCATTTAAGTAATTTTCAAATGTTTTTATGCTGATTGGTTCTTCACCATATTCTTCAAGATATTTGTTAAATAACTTTAAAATATAGTTTTTATCAAGTTCATTTATTATATTTTCTATATTTATTTTTTTTGTTTTTATAAATAGATCTGTTATCTGTGATATATATTTGCCTTTTCTTGAAATAATAAATTCCTTTATTTCATTTTCAAATGCTTTTACATGTTCGGTATTGTCTATATCAAATTCTTTAATTGTGTATTCTGTTAGTATATTTTCATTAATATAGTTCTTTAATTCTTTTTCAAATATTTTTACCTTGCTAAAACTTTTTGTGTTTACCATCATTTGAGAAATTGATTCATTTGCTTCTTCAGAAAGTATCTTATCTATACCTTCGCTGCCTTCAATCAACATATAATCTTGCTCCATGGCTGAATTAGAACCTGGGATATATTTTATGCCGGTAAATCCTTCTGTTAAATTGGCAACAACATCTCCAATATTTGTAACCTGTGAAATTATTTCATAATTTTTAGAGAATTCAGATACATCTCTTATAGCTCTATTAAAATAAAAGTCTCTAAAATTATTTTCATTTTTTGCAATAAAATCTACAAATATATAATCATTACCTCCAAAGTTTTCTCTTAAAAATTTAGAACTCTGAACCATCTTTGTTTTTTCGCTCATAAAATTTTCAATTTGCATATCTGATTTGATTTTTGGAATAAAGAATGTTGTAATTAAAACAACTCCTATAATCAATGAAAGTGTGAGAGATCTATGATGAACCAGTTTTTCTGTTATATATTTTAAAATATGGCTTTCACCGTCTTCAGAGAGATTTATTTTTGATTTAGGTTTAAAGATTATAAGCATTGATGGAACAAATACTGTTGCCATTAATAAAGCCAAAGCTATACCAAGAGAAGTAAAGATACCAAGTTGCCACACTGGTGTTAGGTCAGCAGTCAACAAAGATAAAAATCCAGCAATTGTAGTAAATGCACTTAAAATAACAGCAGTTCCAACATGTTTTAATGTTTCATTTACTGCTTCTTCGGCAGAAATACCTCTATGCAATTCTTCATAATATTTGCTTATTATATGTATTGAATATGCAGTTCCTATACCAACTACCGCTATAGGCACGGCTGATGTTGTTATATTAAAATCTATTCCAAGTAATTCCATTATTCCAACTGTCCATATATCTGCAAGCAATACAGAAATAATTGGTAATAAAACGCCAGCTATATTTTTGTAACTAAAATAAAGTACTCCCATAACGAGAATTAAAACAATAGGTATAAGTTTTAAAAGATTATCCTTTACTATTTCTTCTATTTCTCTGTTGGCAATAGCCGTTCCAAAGATATAATAATCAACATTTTCATTTTTAAAGACATTTTCCACTTTTAAGCCTGCTGATTTTTCTTCTACATTTTTCTTTAATCCTATAGCAAATAATACGCTTTTCCCATTTTCAGAAATAAATTTTCCTTTTATCATTTCATCATTTTTAAGCTCTTTTTTTAATAATTCAGGTTCGTATGAATTCTTATCTGAAAAATCATATGTTGATTTAAGATTTCCAACAGAAATGTCTCCATCTTCTGTGGTACTTATTCTTGGGGCATTTACTGGTGATATAACATTATCCACAACATCTAGTTTTTTTAATGTTTCAGTTAGTCTATAAATTTCATCAAAATGTTTATAAACATCGTCGTATTTCACTGCTGTCAAAATCATACCGTTTAATCCAAACCTATCTGCGACTTCGTCATAAATTAATTTGTCTGGATCGTTCTTTGGTACATAACTTGAAATGTTGTCCCTTACGCTAACTTTTGAAGCATAGATACTAAAAAAAGCTGTTAATATTAACATAGAGACAACTATAACAGAAGCTTTTTTGCTGTTTAACTGCATTTTCATTCCTCCTTATATTTGGTGGCAAATATTGAATAGTTTTACGTTTGTATTTATACCCCTTATTTGTTTCATTAGTGTTTAAAAATAAAGAATTTTTTGGTGGCAAATAATTAAGACTTAATTAATGTGGTAAAATATATATAGAAAGGGATGAAAGGAGTATTGAAATGATAATAGTAGATAAGATAAAAGATGATAAAAAAGCTGAAGAGTTTTTAATGGAGATTGGTGTTTTAAAATTAAAAAAAGAATGTCCATATTGTGGTTGCAAAGAAATTTATTCAATTAGAAGAAATCATTTTAAGTGCAAATCATGTAGAAGAGAATGGTCTAAATATAATGAGAGTATTTTTAAAGATATAAGAATAAAGCCTTTGAAATTTATAAAAATAATACATGAACTTGCTAAAGGGAAGATGCTAAAAAGAATCTCTGAAGATCTAAAAGTTTCATATAATACTGTTTTAAAGATCAGGAAACTGCTTTTAAAAAGGTTTATAAAGAAAATTTTTGGGATAGACAAAGTCAAAGAAAAATTTTCAATTGGTATAAGATTTAAAAATAATGATATTGAGTTAAAATATATAGAAGAGTTGTATATAGAAGAATTAGAAAATATAACCAATGAAAAACTCGGAAGATTGTATATATTCAAAAATATACATGGATATGATTTATATATAGTTTTCTCTGAAAAGGTTATTAAAAGTCTGGAAAAGAAATCAAAAAAAATAAATCTTAAAGAAGCGAGAAAAGAATTGCATAATTATATCAAGCATTTTTCAGAAAAAATTTTACGTGGAAAAATTTCTAATAGACACACATTGCTTTTTACCCTCGCTCAATCATATGTCATTCAAACTTCTGGAAGTGAAAATCTTTTTTTGATTTTTATGGAATTACTAAAATCAAATGAAGAGATTCCAGAATAACTGGAACCTTTAAATATAGTCTTCAAATGATATAAAAATTATTTATGGACATAATATTATATTTCTCCACCATACACAATCTGCACAGGATGGTGTATTTCCCCAGCAATCCTGTTCTGTTGATTCGACAAATTGACATCCGTTTTTTAAATCACAATCTGTGCAAGAGGGGAAAAGTGCATTTTTTACTTTATACCTAAACCAGGAATAATCTTTTGATATCCAGATATTCGAAAGTTTTTCCTTTAAAATATTTCCAAAAGAATAAGATTTTATTTCTTTTTTTTGACCGTATACATATTCTATGCCATTATGTAAAAATCTATAGCAAGGTACAACTTCCCCGTCCCATCTGATAACAGTTGAATTATTCTCTATAAAATTACAATGTCTTTCAGTTTTTAATCTAAAATTAGGAATTATTGCACTAACTTTTGCTGTTACAGCATCTGAAATTTGTTTTCTTAACCTTATATCTTTTTCCTTATCATCCTCTTTATACAATTCTAAGCCAAGAAAATGTTCATATACAGGAAGTATGTTTGAAATTACCACTTTTCTAATACCATATGGCAAAAGCGCTT
This Marinitoga sp. 1197 DNA region includes the following protein-coding sequences:
- a CDS encoding outer membrane lipoprotein-sorting protein, which produces MRKKISIVILLTFVISIFSMTGQDVLDKVKDAHDNFKTEKSLVIMQLKSSNGEIREREFDMYLMHDGEDTLALVRFNKPAEVKRITLLTLSDDEIYLYMPAYRKTKRISGGAKNGKFVGSDFKYNDISLLYNEQNGDYDANLINETEKKYIVEIIPHESDSDYGKIVATIVKKDLLFEKIEFYNKANKLIKVMNFSGVKNFSGHILATKIELNNLEENHSTILIIKNVEFDISITKRFFNKRNISKPVLKYQ
- a CDS encoding efflux RND transporter permease subunit — its product is MKMQLNSKKASVIVVSMLILTAFFSIYASKVSVRDNISSYVPKNDPDKLIYDEVADRFGLNGMILTAVKYDDVYKHFDEIYRLTETLKKLDVVDNVISPVNAPRISTTEDGDISVGNLKSTYDFSDKNSYEPELLKKELKNDEMIKGKFISENGKSVLFAIGLKKNVEEKSAGLKVENVFKNENVDYYIFGTAIANREIEEIVKDNLLKLIPIVLILVMGVLYFSYKNIAGVLLPIISVLLADIWTVGIMELLGIDFNITTSAVPIAVVGIGTAYSIHIISKYYEELHRGISAEEAVNETLKHVGTAVILSAFTTIAGFLSLLTADLTPVWQLGIFTSLGIALALLMATVFVPSMLIIFKPKSKINLSEDGESHILKYITEKLVHHRSLTLSLIIGVVLITTFFIPKIKSDMQIENFMSEKTKMVQSSKFLRENFGGNDYIFVDFIAKNENNFRDFYFNRAIRDVSEFSKNYEIISQVTNIGDVVANLTEGFTGIKYIPGSNSAMEQDYMLIEGSEGIDKILSEEANESISQMMVNTKSFSKVKIFEKELKNYINENILTEYTIKEFDIDNTEHVKAFENEIKEFIISRKGKYISQITDLFIKTKKINIENIINELDKNYILKLFNKYLEEYGEEPISIKTFENYLNGKEVDEYISEYYEYFIYDYEPTLRANYVETKLKNMDLGISNAQIKELSQYVNDEEVPIPGGKRILNVRITGIPVLTNKVNDMVFENQKESMMLAYVLVFILFALQMHSIILGLLALIPITLTIIVNFGIMGITGISLNAATVTIASITIGTGIDYTIHYLTRFKKEYRLSKDKFKASVRTSATSGRAIVINSLAVILGFATFIFSEIGMLSQFGILTATAMLVAPILTLTIFPILMTMLNNNLLNKFSKDSILKQKK
- a CDS encoding transposase, with the translated sequence MIIVDKIKDDKKAEEFLMEIGVLKLKKECPYCGCKEIYSIRRNHFKCKSCRREWSKYNESIFKDIRIKPLKFIKIIHELAKGKMLKRISEDLKVSYNTVLKIRKLLLKRFIKKIFGIDKVKEKFSIGIRFKNNDIELKYIEELYIEELENITNEKLGRLYIFKNIHGYDLYIVFSEKVIKSLEKKSKKINLKEARKELHNYIKHFSEKILRGKISNRHTLLFTLAQSYVIQTSGSENLFLIFMELLKSNEEIPE